TTACTTTTTCAAATACAACTTGAGCTTTTCCGTAGAGTTCCTCGTTGTCCCTTAGAAGATATCCGATGATGGTATTTGTATCAGGTAATTTAGCCTTTCGGTTTGTCATGCACTACATATCCCCATACCGTTTCTTTGATTTCATTAATAGGCTTATATTCTTTTGCATATTTTTTTAAAGAACCGCCAATACTCATGACAGGTTTAATGATTACCTTTTCATCCACAACCTCGAACTCTATAACATTACCTTTTAATACTTCGCGTATTCTTTTAGGGATAGTAACCTGGCCCTTTGAGGTAATCTTTGCTGTTATAGTCATTTTAAACTCCTTACAATTCATTATTGCATTATTATTTTATATTGTAATGCAATAATTTTTTGTAATCAAGTATTTTTTTGTAATCAAGTATTTTTTTGTAATCAAGTATTTTTTTCGATACATTCACTTTTCACTTCTTTCCTTTCACCTTTCGCCCTATCGAATATCCCCCTTCCTCTTCCTTCACAAAGCCTTCTTCCCTTAACTTGTTCAAAATCTTTTTTACCTTCTCATCGGGTTTGCTGGAGCATAAACTCAGAAACAAGAACATGATACGGGTTGTCTGTATTTCGCCAGGGAAGCCCGTAACGACCATGTATCCGGTAATAGCCGTACACCTTTTCCCTGAAAGCATCGATGGCCTCCCCCGGAAACATTAAAAAGTATATCCGATACTCACAAAATTCATTGTAGCCGGCATTCCTACTCCATATGTGTAAGCATATTTACATACGATGTCCAGGCCAAGCAAGGAAATAACATTTGTTTTTTTCATTCTTGTATTTTATAGTTTCAAACGCGGGGGCAAGGAGATAGTAACATGAAAAGGTTGGCATTAATTTTTGTCTTTTTTGCATTTTCACTCATTCATCCAATGATCGTATCTGCCGAAGGCCCTCAAAACATGCCGCATATCGTCATCGTTGCAACAGGTGGGACTATTGCAGGCATTGCAACATCTTCCACCGAAACAAAAGATTATAAACCCGGGGTTCTCGATGTAGGGAGTCTCATCAAGTCAGTACCCGGCATCGAAAAGGTGGCAAAGATATCCGGGGAGCAGATTGCCAACATTGATAGTTCTCATATCACTAATGACATCTGGTTGAAACTGGCAAACCGCGTAAATGAACTTCTCTTAAAAAAGGAGATTGATGGCATAGTTATTACCCACGGAACAGACACCATGGAAGAAACTGCCTATTTCCTGAATCTTGTCATAAAGGGTGAAAAACCGGTTGTTCTAACGGGATCCATGCGCCCATCAACCGCCATAAGCGCAGATGGCCCATTAAATCTTTTCAATGCCGTTGTGCTCGCTTCAAGCAAAGATGCAAGGGGAAAGGGCGTCCTTGTGGCGCTTAACGAAAACATACACGGGGGGCGCGATGTAACGAAAACAAACACAACGAGTGTTGCTACATTTACATCAAGAGAATTCGGATGCCTCGGGTATGTTTTGGACAGCAAGGTCTATTTCTTTCGGGAGACAAACAAAAAACATACAACAAAGTCTGAATTCAGCATACAGGGACTCACATCGCTGCCCCGCGTGGACATACTGTACGGACATACTCACGACAACAGAGACCTGGCAGACGCCTCTGTAAAGGCAGGTGCAAAAGGCATCGTCCACGCCGGTGCCGGAAACGGGGGCATATTCCCCTCAACCAAAGATGCGCTTAAAGAGGCCATAAAAAAAGGTGTTGCCGTTGTCCGGGCCTCACGAACGGGAAGCGGGATCGTAACACCCTCCAGCAACTACGATAACGATGGTTTTGTAGCGGCAGGCTCTCTCAACCCTCAGAAGGCGAGGATACTTCTCATGCTCGCGCTTACAGGAACGAACAATCCCGCAGAAATCCGGAAAATCTTTGATGAGTATTAGCCATTGTCACCTCAGGCTGCAAACCAGGAACTGATCACCGGAGCCTCAACAGGGATAATTATGCTCTCTGTTCATGTCCTTACTTTTTCAAATACAGCTTGAGCTTTTTCGTAGAATTCCTCGTTGTCCATTAGAAGATACCTGATAGCGGTTGTTCAACCCTTCCTCAACGACTCTACAATATTCATCCTCGATGCCCTGAATGCCGGCAGTACGCCACCCATGAGTCCCATGATTAGAGAAAATACGATTGAATTCATGATAATTTCCGGACTAAGCGAAAACGAAAAGGCAAGTTCGGAAAAGGTCTGAAAATTCACCGTGGAAACAGTGAATAACTGGAGGAAAGATGCAAAAAAGAGACCCGCAAGACCACCCAGAAAGCCAAGTAGCAACGATTCCATGAGGAAAGTGCCAAGGATACTGCCCCTGGGAAAACCGAGGGCGCGCATCGTTCCGATTTCGCTGACACGGTTCGCCACAGCAGCGTACATGGTTATCATGCCGCCGATCATTGCCCCAAGTGAAAATATTATTGTCAGTGAAATGCCGAGGATTCTCAGGAATTTGGCCATCACCTCAGACTGTTCCGCATAATATTTTGTTTCACGCTTCACTTCCACGGTCAGGCGGGGGTCTTTTTCTATGCGGTCCTTGAGGATGCCAAACTCCCCGGAGTCCC
This genomic interval from Pseudomonadota bacterium contains the following:
- a CDS encoding AbrB/MazE/SpoVT family DNA-binding domain-containing protein produces the protein MTITAKITSKGQVTIPKRIREVLKGNVIEFEVVDEKVIIKPVMSIGGSLKKYAKEYKPINEIKETVWGYVVHDKPKG
- a CDS encoding asparaginase; translation: MKRLALIFVFFAFSLIHPMIVSAEGPQNMPHIVIVATGGTIAGIATSSTETKDYKPGVLDVGSLIKSVPGIEKVAKISGEQIANIDSSHITNDIWLKLANRVNELLLKKEIDGIVITHGTDTMEETAYFLNLVIKGEKPVVLTGSMRPSTAISADGPLNLFNAVVLASSKDARGKGVLVALNENIHGGRDVTKTNTTSVATFTSREFGCLGYVLDSKVYFFRETNKKHTTKSEFSIQGLTSLPRVDILYGHTHDNRDLADASVKAGAKGIVHAGAGNGGIFPSTKDALKEAIKKGVAVVRASRTGSGIVTPSSNYDNDGFVAAGSLNPQKARILLMLALTGTNNPAEIRKIFDEY